The region CCGAATGGTCGCAGAAAATAGACAGCGCATGGGTCGCCACGGTACGGGCGGCGACGTGCAGCACAAACGGCGTCAACTGACCGGCCAGCTTGTACAGCGTCGGGATCATCAGCAGCAGGCCCTGCGAGGAAGTAAAGGTCGTGGACAGCGCGCCGGTCTGCAATGCGCCGTGCACGGTGGCGATGGCGCCCGCTTCTGATTGCATCTCAACCACCCGAGGCGTATCTCCCCAGATATTCTTGCGTTCGTCGCTCGACCAGGCGGCCGCTTGTTCGGCCATGGTGGAGCTGGGGGTGATGGGGTAGATAGCGATAACTTCATTGGTTCGCCAGGCGACCGAAGCGACCGCGTTATTACCGTCGGTGGTGATCATGACTTAACCTTCTTTGTTGCTGAACGATGACCCTGCGGGGCGGCTATTATCGCTGCCTGGCGAGTTTTTTTGACCGATTATAGCCCACTGAGTTGTTTCAATGTGTGTATGGCGGGCAGGCGGCGTGCTAAAGGTCGGCAATGATAGCAGTTTAGGGGCGTGCTGTGCAGTTCCCAACCGGACACGCTGCGGCAGATACTCTGCGCCGGGGTTCACATTCCTGCGCGGGAATAGGGCGCTGGCGATAAACAGTAATGTTAATGTATCGTTAATAAAACCAGGCTGCATCACCTATTATCGTACAGCCTGACAACGGCGTGGCGCCATTCGATTAAAAATTCGGCATTCGCCTGCAAAGCAGGAAATGCCAGTGGAAGGATAGGCATCTGCGCCTATGCTGAAATAAAGCGCCGGACACCTCCTGATGCGGGCGTCAGCGTCAGGCCGGCAGAAAGATCCCAGACGCGATCATTAAGGAAATCTGTTCATACCTCAGGGATAGTCTTCGCGCTCTTCGGGTTGATTATCGACTTTGACGAAGGAACAGCACTATGTTTAACGATCTGAGAGACAAAATGGTATCGGTATTAGCCAGAATCCGTGAAAGAGGCTATGGACCGGAAGAAGCCATCAGTCATATTGTTCAATCTCTGGGCAGCCGTTACAGCGATGTGTCCAAAGTGAATGTGCTGACTTCGAAACTAATAGCCGATGTGGTTCACTCTACCTACCAGGATGAAACCTCGCCGCTGGAGATTGCAGCCATTATCCGCATGCTCGGCTACGCCAGCCGGGATGTGGTTACCGGCATTCATGAGCAGTTTCCGCAACTGACGCCGGAAGACGTTGGTCGACTGGTGCTGCATGAAAAGGTTTACCCCAACACCGACCGCGACGCGTTTATCTCTGCCATGACCTACGGGGGCTATTCCCGCGAGGAGAGCGAGCAGGCGGCGAACAGTCTATACCCCTAAACGGCCAGCGATATCAGAACGACAGGCTATCCTTTGCCTGTGGGGCCGGCGCAATCGTCGCCGGTCCGGAACTATTCTCCGCCATGATGCCACCTAACAGAGCGCCCGTGGACATGACGACGACGGGACGTTACTGACGAGGAGAATCTGATGCGGCAACCTACCCTGACCACCGAACATCTGCTGCTGCGGCCATTGCAGACGCAGGACGTGACTGATGTTTGCTCTTTGCTGAACAGCACGCCCGACATTTCCGCCATGACCATGCTGATCCCCTATCCCTGTCCGCGTGAAACGGTGATCAGCTGGATTGCCGATTTGAAGAGCAACTGGGAGCAGCGCAAAGGGGTGGCCTACGCCATCTGTTTATCGCAGAGTCAGCAGTTGATCGGTTCGATTTCGCTGGTTTCGCTGGAAACCAGCCAGCCGGAAATCGGCTACTGGCTGGGTGCCGACTTCCGGCAACGGGGATTCGGCACCGAAGCCAGCCGTGCGTTATGCCAGTTCGCGTTTAGCCAACTGAGCATCGAGAAAATCTACGGTTGTCATTTGCCGCAGAACGTGGCGTCCGGCCGGGTATTGCTCAAATGCGGTTTTCATTCGCTGGGGATGCGCCATGTGTTTCTGACTTCCCGCCAGCGACAGGAAACCGTTGCCGTTTATATGATGGAAACCTCATCCGTTCGCCTGTCCGCCTGACGTTTTTGCTTCTTTATTGTGCGCACTGAGTCACTGTGGTGCACGACCGATCTCATATTGCCCGCTAGCTGATCCCGCCCTTGCGGCGGCGATCCTTTTTTATTGCTTGTTTTTCAATCCGATGTCTTTTTTTCTCCTCATTGATTTAGGTTGGCATCGTTACTGCATTTATTCCATTACTACGAAAACAATTCCGTTATAACGTAAAATGGTGACAATATGAACAGTGATGTATTTTCAGGGAACACCAGCAAACTGACAGGGAAAATCAAAAAACAGGCCGGATATGCAGTGGGCGGACTGCTGCTGATGGCGTATGCCTTGTCCGCTCAGGCAGCCAAACTGGAAGACGTACTCAAACGCGGGTATGTGGTGGTCGGTACCGGCAGCACCAATGCGCCGTGGGGATTTCAGGGAGCGGACGGCCAGTTGCAGGGTTTTGATATCGATATTGCGCGCATTATTGCCAAAGGGTTGTTCAACGACCCGGACAAAGTGCAGTTCGTTCAACAATCGTCCGATGCCCGCATTCCCAATCTGCTGACCGATAAAGTGGATTTGACCTGCCAGGCGATGACCGTCACCGCCCAGCGAGCCCAGCAGGTGGCGTTCACTATTCCTTATTACCGTGAAGGGGTGGCGCTGTTGCTGCTGGCGAATGGCAAGTACAAGCAACTGGACGACATGAACGCGGCCGGCTCGTCGCTACGCGTGGCGGTATTGCAAAACGTGTATGCCGAGCAACTGGTACATCAGGCGCTGCCCAAAGCGATCGTATCGCAGTACGACAGCGTCGACCTGATGTATCAGGCGCTAAATTCCGGGCGGGCCGACGCGGTAGCGACCGACCAGTCCTCGGCGCGCTGGCTGATGGTACAAACCCCCGGACGTTACCACTCGCCGGATTATGCCTGGAGTCCGCAAACCTACTCCTGCGCATTGAAGCGCGGCGATCAGGAGTGGCTGAACTACGTCAACACCGCGTTGCATGAAGCGATGAGCGGGGTGGATTTTGGCGACTACGCGGCTGCTTATAAGAAATGGTTCGGCGTGACGTTGCCGTCGCCGGCGATTGGTTTTCCGGTGGAATACAAATAATGACGGCGTGGCGCCGGGCGGCCAACCGCCTGGCGCTGAGGTAATGCAATGAATTATCAACTGAATTTCACGCCGGTGTGGAAAAACCTGGATTTATTGCTGACCGGTCTGTGGCTGGGGTTGGAATTGTCGCTGGTGTCGATTCTGCTGGGCTGCATGCTGGGGCTGCTGGCGGCGTTCGGTTCGTTATCCCACCACGCCGGGTGGCGCTGGCTGTCGCTCGGTTACGTCACCGTGGTGCGTAACCTGCCGATCCTGATTTTGATCCTGTTGATCTATTTTGCGCTGCCGGGCATCGGCATCATGCTCGATCAGATCGGATCATTTATCGTCACCATGTCGGTTTATGCCGGCGCTTACCTCACTGAAGTGTTTCGGGCCGGATTGCTCAACATCCCGGCCGGTCAGCGTGAGGCCGGGCAGGCCATCGGGCTGACGGAATGGCAGATCAAACGCTATATCATCATTCCCGTGATGTTTCGCAATGTGCTGCCGTCGCTGGGCAACAACTTCATTTCTCTGTTCAAGGACACCTCGCTGGCCGCCGCCATCGCGGTGCCGGAACTCACGTTTTACGCACGCAAAATCAATCTGGAAAGCTACCGGGTGATAGAAACCTGGCTGGTCACCAGCCTGCTGTACATCGTGAGCTGTTATTTGATCGCCAGCCTGTTAAGGCTGTTGGAAAAGCGCCTGTCGCTGGCGCGTTAGGAAGAGCCATGAACGATCCTTTTAGCTGGTGGTATCAACTGTGGCAGGCGAAATCCACGCTGGCCCAGGGTTTTTTGGTCACCCTTTCCAGTTCGCTGTTGGCGATCCTGGCGGGCAGCATGGCCGGTACGCTGGTGGGGCTGGTGATGACTTTCGGTCAGCGTGCGCCGCGCCTGCTGTTTCGTCTCTATATCGATGTGATGCGCGGCACGCCGGTGCTGGTGTTGGTGCTGGCTTGTTTTTACATCGCGCCGGCGCTGGGCTGGCGTATTGGCGCGTTCGAAGCGGGCGTGCTGGCGTTGGCGCTGTTTTGCAGCTCGCATGTGGCGGAAATTATCCGCGGCGCGTTGCAGGCGGTGCCCAAAGGCCAGAGCGAGGCGGCCAAAGCGATCGGCCTGACCTTCTGGCAAGACCTGCGCTATGTACAACTGCCGCAGGCGCTACGGCAGATTCTGCCGACCTGGGTGAACTCGGCGGCGGAAATCGTCAAAGCCTCGGCCTTGCTGTCGGTGATTGGCGTGGCGGACCTGTTGCTGAGCTCGCAACAGGTGATTGCCCGTACCTTTATGACGTTGCAGTTTTACGCTTTCGCGGGGCTGTTATTTTTCATCATCAATTTTTCCATTGAGTGCGTGGGGCGCTATCTGGAAAAAAGAACGAGGCTGCCATGAGTCACACAGACACCCTAACCGCCGCGCAGCCGTTGCTGCGCATTACCGACCTGCACAAGCGTTACGGCGAGGTGGAGGTCCTCAAGGGCGTGGAACTGACCATGAACAAAGGGGACGTGGTGACGCTGATAGGCTCCAGCGGTTCGGGAAAAACCACGTTGCTGCGTTGCGTTAACCTGCTGGAAGAATTTCAGGCCGGCGAAATCCGGCTCAACGACCAGCCCATCGGCTACTACCGTAAAAATGAGCAACGCCTGCGCCACCCGGATCGGATTGTCGCGCAGCACCGCGCCATGACCGGCATGGCGTTTCAGCAGTTCAATCTGTTTCCGCATCTGACCGCGCTGGAAAACATCACGCTGGGGTTGTTGAAGGTAAAACGGTTGACGAAAGAGGGGGCTATCGCCACCGCCGAACACTGGCTGGAACGGGTCGGGTTGCTGGCGCGCCGGCATCATCACCCGGGGCAATTGTCCGGCGGCCAGCAGCAGCGCGTCGCCATCGCCCGCGCCATCGCCATGAATCCCAGCCTGATGCTGTTTGACGAAGTCACGTCGGCGCTTGACCCAGAGCTGGTGGGT is a window of Dickeya solani IPO 2222 DNA encoding:
- a CDS encoding amino acid ABC transporter ATP-binding protein, with amino-acid sequence MSHTDTLTAAQPLLRITDLHKRYGEVEVLKGVELTMNKGDVVTLIGSSGSGKTTLLRCVNLLEEFQAGEIRLNDQPIGYYRKNEQRLRHPDRIVAQHRAMTGMAFQQFNLFPHLTALENITLGLLKVKRLTKEGAIATAEHWLERVGLLARRHHHPGQLSGGQQQRVAIARAIAMNPSLMLFDEVTSALDPELVGEVLAVVKSLAEDGMTMLLVTHEMRFAYEVSDRIIFMNQGRIEEQGTPEQVFHHPASPRLAEFLKHSHF
- a CDS encoding transporter substrate-binding domain-containing protein gives rise to the protein MNSDVFSGNTSKLTGKIKKQAGYAVGGLLLMAYALSAQAAKLEDVLKRGYVVVGTGSTNAPWGFQGADGQLQGFDIDIARIIAKGLFNDPDKVQFVQQSSDARIPNLLTDKVDLTCQAMTVTAQRAQQVAFTIPYYREGVALLLLANGKYKQLDDMNAAGSSLRVAVLQNVYAEQLVHQALPKAIVSQYDSVDLMYQALNSGRADAVATDQSSARWLMVQTPGRYHSPDYAWSPQTYSCALKRGDQEWLNYVNTALHEAMSGVDFGDYAAAYKKWFGVTLPSPAIGFPVEYK
- a CDS encoding amino acid ABC transporter permease is translated as MNDPFSWWYQLWQAKSTLAQGFLVTLSSSLLAILAGSMAGTLVGLVMTFGQRAPRLLFRLYIDVMRGTPVLVLVLACFYIAPALGWRIGAFEAGVLALALFCSSHVAEIIRGALQAVPKGQSEAAKAIGLTFWQDLRYVQLPQALRQILPTWVNSAAEIVKASALLSVIGVADLLLSSQQVIARTFMTLQFYAFAGLLFFIINFSIECVGRYLEKRTRLP
- a CDS encoding amino acid ABC transporter permease, with amino-acid sequence MNYQLNFTPVWKNLDLLLTGLWLGLELSLVSILLGCMLGLLAAFGSLSHHAGWRWLSLGYVTVVRNLPILILILLIYFALPGIGIMLDQIGSFIVTMSVYAGAYLTEVFRAGLLNIPAGQREAGQAIGLTEWQIKRYIIIPVMFRNVLPSLGNNFISLFKDTSLAAAIAVPELTFYARKINLESYRVIETWLVTSLLYIVSCYLIASLLRLLEKRLSLAR
- a CDS encoding GNAT family N-acetyltransferase translates to MRQPTLTTEHLLLRPLQTQDVTDVCSLLNSTPDISAMTMLIPYPCPRETVISWIADLKSNWEQRKGVAYAICLSQSQQLIGSISLVSLETSQPEIGYWLGADFRQRGFGTEASRALCQFAFSQLSIEKIYGCHLPQNVASGRVLLKCGFHSLGMRHVFLTSRQRQETVAVYMMETSSVRLSA